The Chitinispirillales bacterium genome includes a region encoding these proteins:
- a CDS encoding LapA family protein, with protein sequence MRTKSIWTIIYTLIIIVVVFSLTITMLQEQFIVQTATLKFLFWQTPQYPIILFVATAFIIGLFTGLVIAVIDNFQSGKKNRDLKKQIAELENKQAELLSKIGKKP encoded by the coding sequence ATGAGAACTAAATCTATATGGACGATAATTTACACCTTAATAATTATTGTTGTCGTATTTTCACTGACTATTACTATGTTGCAAGAACAGTTTATAGTTCAAACGGCTACGCTTAAATTTTTATTTTGGCAAACACCTCAATATCCGATTATTTTATTTGTCGCGACAGCGTTTATAATCGGATTATTTACGGGATTGGTTATAGCGGTTATTGATAATTTTCAATCCGGTAAAAAAAATCGCGATCTTAAAAAACAAATAGCCGAATTAGAAAATAAACAAGCGGAATTGTTGTCTAAAATTGGAAAAAAACCGTGA
- the thiI gene encoding tRNA 4-thiouridine(8) synthase ThiI: MKYDVIYATFGEVFLKGKNKMAFVRQIVKTFAKKTADLHITYNYTDDHLLIELKETDWQTVAKKLDEIVGINSYSLGKLCKNDMDEICKNALLIVREEIGENEKIKFSAKRGDKNFDMKSPEISKFVADFVADNHKVNFNISNPDKVVSITIKPHYTIVSAKKISALGGLPAGLNGQALIMLSGGIDSPVAAFLLIKRGLVVNSLHFESPPHTSIKAKQKVFDIAEKLSHFLPKERMNLYFVPFTKLQKKIFEKVPRNYAMTVMRRMMLRIADKAARNYGISVIATGESIGQVASQTPQSIHTINAVSNMPVLRPVACMDKNEIIEIAKKIKTFDISIRPYEDCCTLFVPPNPATAPSIEKAERFESGWNWRELVDECVENIEKICITAGNPMILDKKTDSEICALFE, from the coding sequence GTGAAATACGACGTTATTTACGCAACTTTCGGCGAAGTATTTTTGAAAGGTAAAAACAAAATGGCGTTTGTAAGACAGATAGTTAAAACATTCGCCAAAAAAACCGCCGATCTGCATATTACTTATAACTATACGGACGACCATTTACTTATTGAGCTAAAAGAAACCGATTGGCAAACCGTCGCAAAAAAATTAGACGAAATAGTCGGAATCAATTCGTATTCTTTGGGAAAACTCTGCAAAAACGATATGGATGAAATCTGCAAAAACGCTTTACTGATTGTCCGTGAAGAAATCGGTGAAAATGAAAAAATTAAGTTCAGCGCCAAACGCGGCGACAAAAACTTTGATATGAAAAGTCCCGAAATCTCAAAATTTGTTGCTGATTTTGTTGCGGATAACCACAAAGTAAATTTTAACATCTCAAATCCCGATAAAGTGGTTTCAATAACAATAAAACCGCATTACACAATAGTTTCGGCAAAAAAAATATCGGCTTTGGGCGGGCTTCCGGCAGGATTAAACGGACAGGCATTAATTATGCTTTCAGGCGGAATTGACTCTCCCGTCGCTGCATTTTTGCTTATAAAACGCGGATTAGTTGTAAATAGCCTGCATTTTGAATCGCCGCCGCATACCTCAATAAAAGCAAAACAGAAAGTTTTTGATATCGCCGAAAAATTATCGCATTTTTTACCAAAAGAACGAATGAATTTATATTTTGTGCCGTTTACCAAACTTCAGAAAAAAATTTTTGAGAAAGTTCCACGAAATTATGCAATGACCGTAATGCGGCGAATGATGCTGAGAATTGCCGATAAAGCCGCCAGAAATTATGGAATCTCGGTAATTGCGACCGGAGAAAGCATAGGTCAGGTCGCTTCGCAGACGCCGCAAAGTATTCACACAATAAACGCAGTTTCAAATATGCCTGTGCTGCGTCCTGTCGCCTGTATGGACAAAAATGAAATTATTGAAATCGCTAAAAAAATCAAGACGTTTGATATTTCAATACGTCCTTACGAAGACTGCTGTACGCTTTTTGTTCCGCCAAATCCCGCAACCGCTCCAAGCATAGAAAAAGCCGAAAGATTTGAAAGCGGTTGGAATTGGCGGGAATTAGTTGACGAATGCGTTGAAAATATAGAAAAAATATGCATCACCGCGGGAAATCCTATGATTTTAGACAAAAAAACCGACAGCGAAATCTGCGCTTTGTTCGAGTAA